One stretch of Armigeres subalbatus isolate Guangzhou_Male chromosome 2, GZ_Asu_2, whole genome shotgun sequence DNA includes these proteins:
- the LOC134214631 gene encoding eclosion hormone-like, with protein sequence MSPRANWLLVLAVVVCTLALADVGYSNPTVDLFGGYEIVSVCMTNCAQCKRMYGTFFDGQLCAEACLEFKGKIIPDCEDIGSIAGFLNRAELKKFV encoded by the exons ATGAGTCCCAGAGCAAATTGGTTGCTTGTTCTTGCGGTAGTCGTTTGCACCTTAGCTCTGGCTGACGTTGGATATTCTAATCCCACCGTTG ATCTTTTTGGCGGTTACGAAATCGTCTCGGTGTGTATGACCAATTGTGCCCAGTGCAAGCGCATGTATGGAACGTTTTTCGATGGGCAGCTGTGTGCCGAAGCGTGCCTCGAATTCAAGGGCAAGATTATTCCCGACTGCGAGGACATCGGATCGATAGCGGGCTTCCTGAACCGGGCCGAATTGAAAAAGTTCGTTTAG